The window atttaaattttaagagTACCCAAAAGTAATGCGAGGAACTGAAACCTGCAAATAGGAATGATTGACAACTTTTCTGATAGCATAGAGGGAGACTGAACGTATGACACACAAGATGGCATAATAAAAGGTATTCAATACTCTAAAGTCCTCTCCTTCCCAACCCAAATTAAACCCCTTACACCTACAACAACTCATTTACTCCCTCTATTATATCATAAACCTATTATCAGAAGACAAATATTTAATCTAGCttacatatatacacatcttTAGGGGAGTATCTACAGCTGTAAGCCATATTTCCAGCCAACAGTTATGGTAGCCAATTACTCTGGTCTACGACAGAAAACGTACGTAAGAACCATTCCCAAATGTTATTACCAGCATCAGTCGCAGATACCAAACTAATCAATCCCAACAACCGAAAAGAAATGAAagggaaaagaaacaaatatcatTCTACAGATAAATCAAGTTTAGCAGTTACCTCCACTTCCAAAGGGTAGGGCGCTGATGGAGTGTAAAGAAAAGGATTACAAAGTCGCTTAAACTTTGATTCCCCTTCACATCGTACGAACACTTCCAATGCAAATGAAGGAGGTGAAGTTGCCCTAACGAAAATATTGTCAACATTTAGATAACCAGCCATAGATATCACCCACGCTCAAGAAATGTTGTCAGGTTCTAAGTcattcacaaagaacagaaatCTTTAGCTGAAAAATCTAACTACAAGTGGTCCAGCTACAATATCCTTCACTAGTTTTGTTTCTAGAAGACGAATTGACCCAAAATCTAGTTTTCACTGAAAGTGACTACCACGGATGAAAAAGAACCTGAACTTTTAGAGTCTGGACATGTCAACCAAACCactgtttcaaaatattatgtCTGCAAAGTTCAGTTTTTTTGTTACAGTAACAAGTGCGGGGTTTTCAGAAATTCTACACAAATTTAGGTTTCTTATCATTCTCCCTTCCATCCAGTGACAAGAAAATAGTTAATCGTGGACTGTAACATCCAAAACAAGGCTTAACATCAAAGAATCAACAGAGATCACATCTACAGAGTCGACAACATGGGACCAAGCATTCAACAAGACTTCTAATGGTGGATATTACTACTTCAAGATCCTCAATAGTTAAAGTCAAGAACGAATGTAATAATAcacagtaaaaacaaaaaaaggacaTACCCGACAAGAGAAACAGCTTGAGAAGATGAGGATGCATTCTGCTCCAAAAATTCGCAAGCTGTGATAATTACTGGCTCAGCAAATATTACCTATAAGAATTTAAAGggaacataaaataaatcttcaGTAAGCGTGAAACCAAAGAAGTAACTTGTGACATAGAATGAATGACAAACCACCATATGTACTACTTGTTCCGACCAATCCCGTACAAATAGACCGTAATACTATGAAAGCAAGCATTTTTTACGAGGTTTAAGAGACTGAGATACAACAGAACCCTAATCCAACCCCTAGAAGCTCAGCAAAAAGAACAGGGAAGCAATTCAAGTGTATTATTATCATAAACAAAAGATAGAGGTTACCTCGTCGACATATTCGTCCAATTGAGGATGAACAAAGGTCTGAGCGAACAGAACACAAGGCTCAGATCGTACCATGTCTTCTGGAATATCGTATTCCTCTTAGGTCAGCCAGTATAAAACTGATTCAGCCTAGTTGCTAACACCTGAGATTGTTAAAATTACGCCTCTGAATTAGATTAATCACACACGAAACACAACttaaacacaaattcaaaaaacCCATAACCCCCCACCCCAAATCGACATCACCGAGCAAAGCCCGTTTCTGAGACTGCGTGAACTTAAAAGCTTACTATGTCAACAGCAACAACTAGATCACGACGACTTAATCTATGTAAAGTAGTTGTACAAGAAAACGGAACAGTTAGGTTTAAAAATCTCTCTAGTAGGGGATCGAAACAGACCTTAGAAAAATTGCCACAAGGGGGAATGCGAAGGcaatatatgtttaaaagtaTGAATCGAAGTAGCTTACCTGTGAATTCGAGAGAGCACGCACGGCGCaggccgaagaagaagaagaggaaaaaccAAAAACGCCGTTGTTTGTATTGGGATAACCCGGCGGGGGTAGGCTCTTTTTGTTTAACCGGCGTTAAGCTTTCTAGGGTTGCCCCGGTCGGTTGGTTATGCTTAACAAAAAAAGGCTCTATCGATTTAAaccaataaaatcaaaaatatttgtttatcaaataaaattgcTTGCTTGccaactaaaatatatttttgatcattttttttttttcactttaattctaaaatcaaaatatataaacacaagagaaaattctaaaaagaaaatattattttggaatCAAAAATTCTAAATGTTTGAGAACTTTCCATACAAACAAACACACGTTCAGTCACCTCGACGTGAAAATATACATACTCTACATCCTTGTCCAAATTACATTGTAGTAACCGTTCACATCTATTGTTCCATTCACCCTGGACTTTTTAATATACAGAGCGTGATAAAAGAAGGTTTCAGCATTGATAATTTTACTATGCTATCATGAATTCTATCTACCAtgattttactttaaattttgtttggtcCTTATAActgattttggtttatgtatGGATATGTTTGTTTTACTCATGTGTCATACATAACAAAAAGAGATCCTAGTATCCTACTACATCAAAGGAGACAACATGTCATGCTTCCAAAGTTAATAAACACAAACGCTTAATTAGTCTCTTAAGATTTATGACACAAAATACAAACACTGACAAGTGACAAGTTATTTAACTAATGTAGAGATAAGCACAGAAATCTTAGATATTGGCAACACAATAAAAGTGCTTTATTACTAAGTTGAAATGTTTAACACATTACACATACGACTTCATACTATATGATCTGGTGCGAACTCCATCCTCTCCAGACTGCATCAGCAAAGATTCcatcttctgtttctttcttttacatataagtaaatggcacaaaaaaaaaattgtaagttaaaagagcattaaaaataaaatttgtaagttaaaggggcacaaaaaaatatttgtaagctAGAAAAggcacaaaacaaatatatatataaaccaaaaaaatccaaaaaaaattaataaactttttaatagattaaagggcattttttttttccagggaCATGTAATATGTTTATGCCGGCACTGGGTTAGAGCTTCTTCCAAAAACTGGAGAGCTTtcaaatttcttatttatttttttttataacagatATATAATTGCTTTCAAAGTCCGATCCTGTGGCTTCTTTCTAATTAAACGGAGAGATTTAAACCTAATGTCTCCGTTTCTCCCATTTCTAAGCTTCTTCCATTTGTTACATCTTGTTCTTCCCGTGGCATCTTAAACTGCATGTTTTAACccatttccaaaaatcttaatattGTTCCCGTTTCATTGTAGAACCTTTGCATATAGATtctctttgagttttttttttttttctttttttttacgtaGATCGAAAAGTTCTAGGGCCTTGTACACTTGCACAGTTCGTACCCTTTAGAATCAGCCATGGATGATGTAAGATTAGCGTCGCTAGTGATGTATTTGAGCTCTATATGTGAATTTGACAAAGAAAGTTTAGTGCTTTCCGGGGTTTTTGAAATCTGTGGTTAAGTTGCGTTTCGTACGTCTCTGATTACTGTGAATGTGGTGTGTTTTGACGGAAAAATCCTATAATTTTGATCGAATCCCCTGTGTAGTTTGCATATACATCATGAGAAACCGACGAGGCTGGGTGATGTCGCTTAGCTAGTAATGTTTTTGAGCTCTATATGGGAGCTAGGACTGTCAGGTGATAgataagaaattatttttgagcAGGAGCCGGTTGAAGAGGTAACCGAAGACGACGTGGTGGAGATTCACGCGTAAGACGTCATGGAGACGTTATGGTGATCAAATGGAGACACCAAGCACTAAAGGAGGATGCTTACCTCTTAAAAAAATGTAGCATAAACCGGTTGATAAGATAACTGAAGAAGACGTTTCACGCACGAGACGTCACAGAGACGTCAATCTGATGGTGTTCAAAGGAAGAAActaagcaaaaaagaaaaaggagctGCTTACctaagagagaaaagggagaagcaGCCACTTGCAAAAGGGAAAGGGAATATCCAAGTGATGACAAGCCAAGGAGAGAAGATCATCAAAAAGGTATTTCTTGTGCCGGATTTAGCAAGAAATTTTTGAAGAGTTAATCAAAGGAAGACACCAAGCAAGAAAGGAAGCTGAGTTCACGCACAGATTTGGTGAAAGGGTTCACGCCCAGATTTGGTGATCAAAAGGACACCAAAAGGAAAAATCAGAATGTTCACTTAGAACAAAGTGAATGGAAGAAGGTTGGAAGAACAATCGGATGAAGACGTGAGGGAAGTTCACGAAGGCGATGTAAAAAAACTTACATGGTGAAAGTTTGACGGATCCTTGGAGAAGGttcgcaaaaaaaaacaaaacaaaaaaaaaggtgagaaAAAACCAAGGGTTCAAATGTGAGAAGGTGTCTGTTTTTACGAAACAGAAGAAAGCTTCTGAGCAAAAAAGGTGTGatgttttgagaaagaaaatcaCACTGAGCAACAGCCTGtgtgaaagaaaaagagaaagctcTAACCAGAGGGAGAGATGATGTCATTAATTACCTGGAAACAGAGAAGTTCATTAAGCACAACAAGGTTGGAAGAACGTTGAAGCAAGATTGGAGTTAGCTGGAAACTCAATTAAGGGGGAGTGTTGGTCGATAATTGAGTTTCAGAGTCGCAACGTATAAGTCGTGACGTTTTGGTTTGTGACGTTTCATCCAAGAGTCGCAAGGACAAAGAGACACAACTCATTATGATCTAGTGTcagtttgttttctatataaatcaGTTTTGTCGTTGATGTATGAAACaagtttcatgtaaataaatatttcagtttCGTTCTCTTGTCTTCTCGAAGGAGAAGAGACAAAgtctcttgctctgtttctttccttcttcctctcaatattCCAACAGTAGCCTGTATGTACGTATAGACAAGAGAACAAAATGTTATAACTAATAAACCTTGTCTTTGTTGTATCTTTGGAGACAGAGACAAGCCATCTCTACAAAGTACTCGCCGTAGGTTTGGTCGAAACCCGCATCCAAATCCAAATTAGGGACGACTTTGTAATCAGAGTAATTGTACATTGACCAAAGCTCAGTCTCCACATAAAACCCCTAAAAGTCAAATGCAGGCACACCATGTAGTCAAGATTTACTCTTTTATCTAGCTCTAACAAATTGCACTCACTTGAGTTCAAGTTCAATACGTTACCTTATTCTCGATGAGCTGACGCTTAAAGCGGCGCcattctttttcatcttcttcatcgggGAACTCATCTTTATATTCAGAGGAATCGTACTCGAGACCAtcgaagctgtccacatcccaTTCAGGGACTTTCCACCATGTCGGATGTAAGAGCTCATCATCAGGGTTAACGTAATCAGCCTCATCGCCGCTCTCTTCATCCCCATCACCACTCTCTTCAGCCTCATCGCCGCTCTCTTCATCCCCATCGTCAGAGTCTACGTATTCATCATCGCCGCTCTCTTGATTCGCGTCGTCAGAGTCTACGTATTCATCATCGCCGCTCTTCCCAACCTGGTCAGACTCGTCCTTACGTTTTGTCAGGAAAGCAGAAGCAACAGGCGAAGATTGTGCCATAGGTTCTGTCGTTGCCTCCATCAATTTGCTCGAGTCTCCTTGTGTCGTCGTCTCGGCTACGTTTTCTTTGAGATCCATTGTCTTATTGATTATACCGCGGCAAACCCTAGACAATTGGGATTATGAGAAAACTTAAAAATCTCGTAGTTTCCTTAGTAAAACctaattaaatttgaaacaGAGTTTGTTTACTCTCTATCTTTGCTGGATATGGGCGATGGatattgaaataataataagcaAAGCAAATAATAACATAACATAGACTGGaccaaatatacaaaaacacaCGTCTTGTATATGTCACACCACATAACTTAAAAGTTCTTACAGTTGTTTgagacacacacacaacaacagAGAGAGctacaaaatcagaaaatcagaaaatcagATAACAAGAGTGttcttcacacacacacacacacacacactactAGTTGGAACAAGTgggttttagacttttagtgaCCAAACCCACCATTGTTCTTCACCAGTTTTAACTACTTTTAACACTGAAGATATATTAAGGTTTTTTAACCTGCCGGCGAAGAAACCTTAACTGAGAAGAGAATGAGCCAAAGATGATTTGCCTGTTCACAGCCAATTGGATTGGCAAAAAGGAGAATCCTTTCAaccaagaaggaaaaaaaaaaactcattgtCCTTTTTGCAAGGCAAGAGTTCTCTTTTCCCACATTGACTGTGAAACGGTAAAGGATCAGGTTTTGAAATTGCAGCAGCTATTATCcattgctgc is drawn from Camelina sativa cultivar DH55 chromosome 1, Cs, whole genome shotgun sequence and contains these coding sequences:
- the LOC104715142 gene encoding secreted acidic protein 2-like, producing the protein MDLKENVAETTTQGDSSKLMEATTEPMAQSSPVASAFLTKRKDESDQVGKSGDDEYVDSDDANQESGDDEYVDSDDGDEESGDEAEESGDGDEESGDEADYVNPDDELLHPTWWKVPEWDVDSFDGLEYDSSEYKDEFPDEEDEKEWRRFKRQLIENKGFYVETELWSMYNYSDYKVVPNLDLDAGFDQTYGEYFVEMACLCLQRYNKDKVY